CGACGAGGCGTCGCCCGCGGTGGCGCGGCTCGACGAGGACCTGCTCGCCGCGCTGCGGGAGGCTGCGGCCGACGCGACGGCCGACGGCGTCCAACTGCTGGTCAGCAGCGGATGGCGCTCGGCGGCCTACCAGGATCGGCTGCTGCGGGACGCCGTGGACACCTACGGTTCGCGGTCGGAGGCGCTGCGCTGGGTGGCGACGGCCGCGACCTCCGCGCACGTCTCGGGCGATGCGGTCGACATCGGCCCGTACGACTCCTCGGACTGGCTGGTGCGCCACGGCGAGGACTACGGGCTCTGCCAGATCTACGGCAACGAACCCTGGCACTTCGAGCTGCGCCCGGGGACCACGACCGAGGGCTGCCCGCCGAGGTACGCGAACCCCGCCGAGGATCCGCGGATGCAGCTGTGAGCGGGGAACGCGGGCGCGCGCCGCCGTGGCCGGTGCGCGCCCGCGTTCGGTCACCGGTACTCGGGCAGGTGCGCGTCGTCCTGCCCCGCGGGCGCGAGGTGCAGGGCGTGCCCGCCGCCTCCGGCGAGCTCGGCGCGGATCACGGTGCTCGCGTCGACGAGGCGGTGGTCCACCTCCACCTCGTTCGGGTTGGTCTCGACGTCGGTGCCGGGAGCGTCCCGGTAGAAGTGCGCCACGTACCGGCCGTCGCCGAGGAAGTCCAGCGGGATCTCCAGCGTCCGCTGCTGCTCGTCGGTCAGCGAGCCCACGAACCACGCCGGGCCGCTGCGCCGCGCCATCGTGATGAAGTCGCCGATCTCGCCGTGCAGCACGCGGGTCTCGTCCCAGGACACCGGGACCTGCCGCAGGAACTCGAACTCCGGCACGCCCTCGTAGTGCTCCGGCACGTCCGCGAGCTGCTGCAACCCGCTCAGCAGCACCGGGTACAGCGCGAGCTGGTGCGCGCGGGTCGTGTGCACGCGGGTGCCGTCGTTGCTGTCGCCGTGGTCGTCCTGCGGGCTCTGCGGCGGGAACCAGGTGATGTCGAAGATCCCCGGCGTGTAGTCGAACGGCCCGGCCAGCATGGTGGTGAACGGCAGCGTCACC
This window of the Saccharopolyspora gloriosae genome carries:
- a CDS encoding M15 family metallopeptidase, whose protein sequence is MQTTTSPRPRRGHRKLFVGVALVLAVTGALTAQRVLAPSWSPWEALRGQPTAADGAIPAGLRLSVHDEASPAVARLDEDLLAALREAAADATADGVQLLVSSGWRSAAYQDRLLRDAVDTYGSRSEALRWVATAATSAHVSGDAVDIGPYDSSDWLVRHGEDYGLCQIYGNEPWHFELRPGTTTEGCPPRYANPAEDPRMQL